Genomic segment of Maricaulis maris:
GCGAAATCAATGACGCTTTCGTATCCAGGATCGGTGCGGGCCAAACATTCTTGCAGCATGAACGTCCGATGCAGGTGAGCACGCCCGACGAGTGATGTCGGATGCGGCAAGCCTCGCTTACTGTCTCATGGCCGGATTGAGCGCCGGCCTGGCGACTTTGGCATTTGGACCCGCCGCCTTGATCTGGCGTCGCCGCCGGCGGCGATTCGCGCTTAGAGCGCCGCTGCTGGCTGCGATATTGCTGGCTGGTAGCTATGCTGGCCTCTCAGGCAGCCTTTCAGACAGCCTTCTCTTCGCGCTGGCCTGCGGCGCCGGCGCGGCGGCGGCATCACTCGACCTTACCGTCCGGCGTGTGCATGATGTGAACTCCCTCATCATCGCCGCAACCGGATTGGCGGCAGCCTCGCTCGATGGAAGCTGGTTGAGTGCCATCCCTGCAGCGATTGGTTCAGCCGCGATCCTTGGTTTGGCCGGTGCATTGACATCAGCCGCCAAGGCCGGAGCAACGCTCGGCCTTGGGGATATACTCTTTGCGGCCGCCTGTGGCCTCTGGATCGAACCCGGCCACCTGCCTTCCGCCCTTCTGGCCGCGGTCGCCGCAACGCTCGTGCTGGCACGCCCATGGCGATCATCGTCCCCGACGCGGATCGCGTTTGTACCAGGTCTGGGGCTAGGCTACGGTGCGGCAGCTTTGTTTGCAGGACTGGCTTGAGCTCGCCGTGACGTCGAAAACCAAAAATCTGCGACGCGGGTTCAGCGTGATCGAAGCCTTGGCGGCGGTCGCATTGCTGGCACTCGCCCTCGCACCACTCTACTCAATGCTTCAGCAGATCACATCGGCCACGCTGCGTATTGAGCGGTTTGTGGAGGCTCGGGAGGTCAATGGCACCGTCTCAAGCCTGGTTCAGTCAGGAATGGGCGTGCCCGAAGAAATCCAAGGATGGTACGTAACGGTAACAATGAATGAGCCCGGCAGCGAAGAAGCGGTCGATGGCTATCTTGGTGGTCAGTACTTCACGCTTCTGACGGAAAATTACACCGTCACGCTTAGAAAAAATGAATATACATTCGAGCGGCGGCACTCGCGGATTGCATTGAATCCGATATACGATTCAGAAGAAGAAGCCATATTCAGCAACATGTGACTATTATTTGAATATCTTGTACTTATCTTTATCGAAGTCGTTATCTGTAATTGTGTCGAACAACTCTGAGTGCGATTTATTATTAAGAAATATTACATCAACCTGCCACAATGCTTCGTCAAAATAGCACGGCTCGACAATATCAAATATACTGAAACCCTCCGCGGTTAAACGCGCAACCACCTCAGCCAGATTGGCTTGGGTCACCTCAACAACGATAACCGCGCAACTCGACAGGAAACTACGCGCCCCGTCGAGCACGCTGACCTCGTTGCCGTCGGTATCGATTTTCAGCAGACAATTCCGTACCGGCCCGAATTTGGCAGCCACTGAATCGAGTGCGACGACTTCGATGGCACGCGCCTCGCGCCCACCCTCAGCCAGATCGACATGGGCACTGGAATTCAACGAGCCCGCTTCTCCCAGGATGCGCATCGTCGCGACACTATCCCCGCTCCCAACGGCCTTCTGGAAAAGGGTGAAGTCCAGCCCGGCATAGACGCGCTCGATAGCATCCCTGCACTCGTCGACTGGTTCAAAGAGGTAATGATGCACACGCGGGAAATGATCGATCAGCTCCGAGGTCCCGTGGAGGACTCCAACGTCAACGACAGCATCGACCCGCACGCCCCTGCGCTTCAGCACCCTGAATGCCTCAAGCTTCTTGGGCGATCGGGTCTGTGTGGAAAGCCCCAGCCGCCGACCGAGCTGACGGACGAAATCGACCAGTTTCTCTCGGGCATTGGGAATATTGGCAGTCACTTGCGACAAGCTCCGGCGGGATTCAATTCTGCGATAAAGACAATACCGCCACAGCCCTGATTGTCCTGCACTTATTCCTGTGCAGCCGTCTGGCTCTTGCCGCTCGCTTCATAGGCGGCCAGAACATCATCTATCGGCGCGTCCATTCTGACACGCCCGTCATGCAGCCAAAGGCCGCGCGTGCAATTCGCCTGCAACAGGCTCGCACTATGGGACGCGAGGACCAAAATTCCAGCACGACCGACAAAGGTGGACATACGTTCACTGGCCGCTTTGCGAAACTTGGCATCGCCCGCCGACAGCCACTCGTCCAGAATGAGGACGTCCGGTTCAAATGCGGTCGCAATCGCAAAATTCAACCGCATCCGCATACCGGCCGAGTATGTGTCCACCGGCAGATCGATAAACTCGCCCAGACCTGCAAAGGCAGCAATCTCTGCCCGTCGCGCTTCGACCTCTGACCGTTTTCGCCCTGATGCCAATCCCCGCAAGGTGATGTTCTGATTGCCCGTCGCCTCGCTGCGCATGCCCAGATTAATGTTCACGAGACTCGTTGTTCGCCCCTCGACCGTGACGAAACCTTCTTCCGGCGGATAAATGCCCGCAAGCACTTGCAGGAGTGTCGTCTTGCCGGACCCATTGGCACCGACAAGGCCTATCCGTTCGCCCTGCTCGACTTCAAAGGACACGCCATCCAGAGCGCGGACACCCTTTATGTAGCCGCGCTTGTCCCGCACCAGTCGCTGGGTTCCACCAAAATCCTCCCCGGCATCCAGCGGAGCAGTCTGGGTATCAAGCGAACTGCGCGCGCGATTGAACAGCGGGTAGGTGACCGCGAGGTCTTGGACGAGAATGTGAGACATCAGCGGAACTTACAACCAATAGGGCAAACGGCGGCGGAAAACGGCGGCACACAGTGCTGCCGCCAGCCAGATCGCAAACGTGACGCCAATCACAACAGCCCAGCTGGTCATTCTTGGCATCTCCCCCAAAAGCGGTGCGCGAAAGATCTCAACATAGTGTGTGAGCGGGTTCAGGTCAGCCGCAAACGCCCGGGCACCATCAAGACCTTCGCGCACCCAGAGGATCGGCGTGACAAAGATCAACAGGCGCGTAATGGACGTCACCAGATGGCCTACATCCTCATAACGCGCAGAGATAAGTCCTAACAGGTACTGAACCGCGACAGCATTCACGACATAGAGCACAAGAGTCGGAACAACGAGCAGCGTCAGCAGACCAGGCACCCAGCCGGACCAGATCATGAGCGGAATGACCACCACCATCTGTAGCGCAAAAATCAAGAGTGACCTGAACAGGCTCCGGTAGACGTGTACGGAATATGGCAGGGACAAAGCCTTGATCCACACATGGGACGAGGTGAAGACCTGACAGCCGTCAATGAAGTTTCCAGAGATGAAAATGAAGGCCGCATAACCGAGCGCCACATAAACAATGAAGCTTTCAAGTTCCCGACCCGACAGGGCCGAGAAGAAGAATGATACCCCACCGACGAACATCAGGAATGACAGGATAATCCAGGAAACGCCGAGCATGCTGCGGCGATAGCGCTGCTGAATCTCATCCCAAGCGAAAGTCCGCCATAATTCGACCATTGCCAGGCCGGCCCACAGATCCTTCACGAAGCCGAGGACACCACTGGCAGCGTGAAGGTCATACCGTCTCGACTGAATGTTCATGGGTTTTCGCTGCAGAGGTGTGGCTGTGGGGAGATCATCGCTGGCCTAAATGACACGCTCCGGGATGTCCATCGTGTTCGAAGGGACACCGAGTCAATTACACACCGAACCTCCTCCTGTTCGCAGGCGCGCCGGCACATCGCCTTGCCACTCACTCGACCGTTACCGATTTGGCGAGGTTTCTCGGTTGGTCCACGTCTGTGCCTTTGAGCGCTGCGATGTGATAAGCGAGCAGCTGGAGCGGGATGGCAGTAAGGATCGGCCGAACAAATTCCGGACTGTCCGGCATGACGACAAGTTCTGCTGCGGCACCGTTCGCCTCCTCTGCACCGCGCGCATCAGTGATCAGGATCACCTCACCCCCGCGAGCAGCCACCTCCTGGATATTGGAAAGGATTTTGGGGAATAGCGCATCATGCGGCGCGGTGACAACAACTGTCATGCCTTCCTCCACCAGCGCAATCGGCCCGTGCTTGAGCTCCCCTGCGGCATAGCCCTCCGCGTGTATGTAGCTGATTTCCTTTAGCTTCAACGCGCCTTCGAGAGCCAGGGGGTGATTCACGCCGCGGCCTAAATACAGGACTTCTCGCGCCGAGGTCAGACGGTGGGCGATCTGCTCGATCTTCGGCTCTATCGCCAGTACCGCATTGATCTGACGCGGCACCTCGAGCAAGGTCCGCACGAAAGCCTGCTCTGATGCCTCGTCAATGACGCCACGCGCCCGCCCCGCTCCGATCGACATGCAGGCCAGAGCCGCCAGCTGCGCCGTAAAGGCTTTTGTAGACGCAACACCGATTTCCGGACCCGCATCCGTCAAGGCGACAACATCCGCCTCGCGGACCATCGACGATTCCGCGACATTGACCACTGCCAGAGTCGGTGCGCCAACACTCTTGCAATACCGCAAGGCCGCGAGCGTGTCGGCGGTTTCACCGGATTGCGAAACGAAGAGCGCAGCATCATTCTTCGAAATAACGGGCTCTCGGTATCGAAACTCTGAAGCGACGTCGATCTCGACCGCGAGGCGAGCATGGCGCTCGAACCAGAACTTCGCGATCGCGGACGCATAGAAAGCGGTTCCGCACGCGGTCGCGACCAGCCGACCCGTCCGGGCCCAATCCAGCAAGTCTCCCGTCCGGACCCGACCGGTACCGATGTCCAGATGACGCGATATCGTGCGCGCAACCGCATCCGGCTGCTCATGGATCTCCTTTTCCATGAAGTGACGATACGCACCCTTGTCCGCAAAGCCTGCGACGGTATGGGAAATTTGCACCGGACGAACGATTTCGTTGCCTTGAGCCGTGAAGACTCTGGCGCCTTGAGCGGTCACAATCGCCCGATCACCCTCTTCCAGATAAATCACTCGATTGGTCCATCCGGCCAGCGCCTGGGAATCCGAACCGATAAACCCCTCACCATCGCCGAGACCGACGACCAATGGACTGCCGGCCCGCGCCACCCAGATGGCTCCCGGTTCGTCTGCATAGATCGCCGCGACGGAAAAGGCGCCACGCAGTTGGTTGACCGTTTCTTTGAACGCTCCGCCCATCGTCAACCCGGCATTGAGGCGTGAGGTGATGAGATGTGCAATCACTTCCGAATCTGTTTGGCTCTCAAACGTGAACCCCTCGGCTATAAGAGATTCGCGGAGCGACATGTAATTCTCAATGATACCGTTATGGATTATCGCCACACGGCCGGATGCGTGCGGATGGGCATTCGCCTCGGTTGGCGCGCCATGGGTAGCCCAACGGGTGTGGGCAATACCTACTGGGCCTTCGAGCGGTGCGCCCGATATACAGGCTTCCAGCGCCGCGATCTTGCCGGGCGTCCGTCGCCGCTCCAGCGCGCCTAGCTCAGAAACAACAGCCACACCAGCTGAGTCATAGCCTCGATACTCCAGTCGCCGAAGACCATCGACAAGTCGCTTCACAACCTGACCGGATCCGACGATTCCAACGATCCCGCACATTCCTGGCTCCTGATAGGCAGCAGGCCGCACCCTGCCGCATGTCGATCGATTTTAGCTGAATCGGCAGCACGGACCGCGAACTTGTCGAGTGCGCACACAGACAACAATTGCTGTAGCAGGTTACAGACCCAACGAGCCTCGCGCGACACCTAAATCTGTTGGTCGAAAGCGCCGACTTCCGGGTGTTTCGCCAGCTCTGCCTGAATCTCTGAAAAGATGGCTTTTACATCGCCCGCACAAGATGGGCTTTCCACAACCACGACAAGGTTCGGCGTGTTTGAGGATGCCCGCACCAAGCCCCAGGCGCCCCCGTCCAGCGTAAAGCGAACGCCATTCACCGTATTGATGTCCACAACGCGCCGTCCGGAGAGCATATCCCCGGCCTCAACCTTGGCCTTGAACGCCGCGACCACGTTCTCCACCACCTCGTACTTCACTTCATCCGCGCAGGCCGGCGACATGGTCGGCGAGCCGTAGCTGAGCGGGAGGGCGCGGCGCAGATCCGCCATCGACTTGTCCGGATTGCGATCCAGCATCTGCAGGACGGCGCGGGCCGCGACCAGGCCGTCATCATAGCCCCGGCCGATCGGCGGCTGCAGGAAGAAGTGGCCGGATTTTTCGAAGCCGGCCAGGGCGCCCAATTCCTTGGACCGGCTTTTGATGTAGGAGTGCCCGGTCTTGTAATAGTCGGTCTTGCAGCCATGCTCGGTCAGGATCGGGTCGATCGTGAACAGGCCGGTTGATTTCACATCCACCACGAAGGTAGAGCCGGGGTGCAGTGGCGCGAGATCGCGGGCCAGCATCAGGCCTATCTTGTCGGCGAAGATCTCTTCGCCCTCATTGTCGATCACACCACAGCGGTCGCCGTCGCCATCGAAACCAAGCCCGACATCGGCGCCATGCTCGAGCACCGCATCGCGCATGGCGTGCAGCATCTTCATGTCTTCCGGGTTGGGATTGTAGCGCGGGAAGCTGTGGTCGAGCTCGCAATCCATCTCGATCACCTCGACACCCATCGCCCGCAGCGCTTGCGGGGCGAAGGCCCCGGCTGTGCCATTGCCGCAGGCGGCGACAACCTTGAGAGGCCGCTTGATGGTGACGCCGTCCGCGACATCGGCGAGATAGCGCTCGGCCACGCCAACCTGGCGGACATAGCCACCGCCGCTGCGGGTCCGGGCGTCGCCGCCCAGCACGATGGCCTTGAGCCGGCTCATTTCATCGGGGCCGAAGGTGAGCGGACGATCGGCCCCCATCTTCACGCCGGTCCAGCCATTCGAGTTATGGCTGGCCGTCACCATGGCGACACAGGGGATATCGAGATCAAATTGCGCGAAATAGGCCACCGGCGACAGGGCGAGACCGATATCGTGGACTTCAACGCCGGCCGCCATGAGGCCGACTTCAAGGGCCTGTTTGACGCTGAGCGAGTAACTGCGGAAGTCGTGACCGACGACGATTTTCGGATCGACCCCCAGCTCGTGGATCAGGGTGCCCAGACCCATGCCGAGCATCTGGACTCCGTAAAGGTTCAGATCAGGCGCCTGATCCGAACCGGGATGCCCGAACCACCAGCGCGCATCATACTCGCGAAAGCCCGTCGGCTTGATCAGCGCTTCGTTTTCAAAGGCCCGGGAATTGGCCTGCAGGCTGGCATGGGGCTTGGTTGTCATGGGAACACCGTTTCTCGTGCAACAGCTTCTTGTGTATCAGGTTTTGTGCAACAGGTTCGTGTGTGACAGGTTCGCGGGTAACAGGCCGGGTGATACGCACGCCCCCGCGCCGGACCCGCCCGCTCGTCGTCAGCCATCGGGTCGTCCGACACTGGTATAGGCAAAGCCGGCATTGGTGGCTTCTTCCAGCGTGTAGATATTGCGCAGATCGACGAGAACCGGCGCTTTCATGGTCGACTTCAGCCGCTTCATGTCAAGCGCCCGGAACTCGTTCCACTCGGTGATGATCACCAGAACATCGGCCCCTTCCGCACAAAAGTACGGGCCGGAAACGAATTCGACATTCGGGAGGAGTTTCTCGGCTTCGACGGCGCCGGCGGGATCAAAGGCCCGCACGATGGCGCCGGCCTTTTGCAGGGCCGGGATGATCTCGAGGCTCGGGGCATCGCGCATATCGTCGGTATTCGGCTTGAAGGTCACACCCAGCACAGCCACCGTCTTGCCCTTCACATCACCGCCACACGCCGCAATCACCTTGCTGGCCATGGCCCGCTTGCGGGCATCATTGACCTCGACCACCGTCTCGATCAGGCGCAAGGGCGCATCGTATTCCTGGGCCGTGCGGGTCAGGGCGAGCGTATCCTTGGGGAAACAGGAGCCACCATAGCCCGGTCCGGCATGCAGGAATTTGCCGCCGATCCGGTTGTCGAGGCCGACACCCTTGGCGACTTCCTGGACATTGGCGCCGACCTTTTCGCACAAATCCGCGATCTCGTTGATGAAGGTGATCTTCATCGCGAGGAAGGCGTTGGCCGCATACTTGATCAGTTCGGAGGTCCGACGTGACGTGAACACGATGGGCGTTTCGTTGAGGAAAAGCGGACGGTAAAGCTCGTTCATCGCCGTCCGGGCGCGATCATCATCGGTCCCGACGACGACGCGGTCCGGCCGCTTGAAGTCGTCGATAGCGGCGCCTTCGCGAAGGAATTCCGGGTTGGAGACAACGGCGAAGTCCGCGTCCGGACGGGTCTCGCGAATGATGCGCTCGACTTCGTCACCGGTTCCGACCGGGACGGTCGACTTGGTCACGACCACCGTGTAGCCGTCCATGACCTCAGCGATTTCCTTGGCGGCTGCATAGACGTAGCTGAGATCGGCAAAACCGTCGCCGCGTCGCGATGGTGTTCCGACCGCGATGAAGACCGCATCGGCGCCCTTGACCGCGTCTTCAAGGTCCTGGGTAAAGGACAGGCGACCCTCGCGGACATTGCGCATCACCAGCATGTCGAGACCGGGTTCATAAATCGGTATGCCGCCGGAATTCAGGGTCTCGACCTTGTCGGCGTCCTTGTCGACACAGACAACCTCGTGCCCGAAATCAGCGAAACAAGCCCCTGACACCAGCCCGACATAGCCGATTCCGATCATCGCGACACGCATGGCAAAATACTCCCGAATTCACTCGCATCGGTATCGCCGACGGTGCCGCTTGGTGCAAGGAGAGATTGCCGCGCCTCCGCGTCTTGTCGGGTTTTTCGCCGTCCTGCGCGCGCCCCGTTCTCGTTTTAACCGGTGGATCGATCGCAGGCTGCCCGCTCTACGCACCTGCAGAACCGCCGCCATGCCCTCGACATCAGGACGCAGCGGCCGTTTCGATCGCGCTGCGCACATCATTGACAACAGACCGGATCAGGCGTTGCTCCCCTTCCGCCATGACCCGAATAACGGGTTCGGTTCCGGATGCCCGCACCAGCAATCGCCCCGAGCTCCCGAGGCGGGTTTCCGCTTCGGCTATTGCGCTTCGAACCTGGTCCGTGTCCAGCGGTGCCTTGCCCTTGGCGACGCGAACATTCTCCAGCAATTGAGGGGCCGGCTTGAAGACATTGAGCAACTCGCTGGCCCGCTTGCCGCTCTCGCCCAAAACGCGCAGCACTTGAAGCGCGGCGATCAAGCCATCGCCTGTCGGCGCAAAGTCCGGCATCACAATATGACCGGACGCCTCTCCGCCGAGATTGATTCCGGTCTCGCGCATGCGCTCGGACACGTATCGATCACCAACCTGCGTTCGCTCCAGCGCAATACCCCGCCCGGCCAGATGGCGTTCCAATCCCAGATTCGACATGACGGTCGCCACAATGGCGGGGTGGCGCAGCTCGCCAGCATCCTGCCAATGGCCCGCCAGCAAGCCCAGAATCTGGTCGCCATCAATGACCCGGCCCCGCTCATCGCACAAAACGACACGGTCGCCATCGCCGTCCAGGGCAATGCCGAGATCGGCGCGGAACTTCACGACTTCCTTTGACAGGCGCGCGGGGGCTGTTGACCCGCACTCTTCATTGACGTTGAAACCATTGGGTTCGACCCCGATCGGGATGACATCAGCACCCAGCTCCCACAGCACCGTCGGCGCGACCTTGTAGCCGGCGCCATTCGCGCAATCGACGACCAAGCGGAGATTGGACAGGCGCTGGGATCGCGGGAAGGACGACTTCACGATTTCAACATAGCGAGCCTGGGCATCATCGACCCGCTTGGCACGCCCCAGATCGGCCGGGGCCGCGAGTTCTTCTGACAGAGACCCGTCCATCAAGGCCTCGATCTCGAGCTCGGTCCTGTCGTCCAGCTTGCGGCCGTTCGGACCGAACAACTTGATACCATTGTCATGATAGGGGTTGTGGGACGCCGTGATCATGACGCCGAGATCCGCGCGCAGGGACCGCGTCATCAGTGCGACGGCGGGCGTTGGCAGCGGGCCAAACTGGAAGACATCCATGCCGACAGAGGTGAACCCCGCCACAAGCGCGCTCTCGATCATATAGCCGGACAAGCGCGTATCCTTGCCGATCACGACCGAGTGGCGCCCCGAGTGTCGGACGAAATATTTGCCCGCCGCCATGCCGAGGCGCAGCGCGGTTTCCGCCGTCATCGGAAAGCTGTTGGTCAGCCCCCGCACACCATCGGTACCGAAATATTTCTTGCCCATGCCGTCACCCGATCCGTCAATCTGATCCGGTATATAGGAAGGATCTGCTAAATCGAAGTGAACGGGCAAGCTGGACGATGCGGAAGTGATCGGCTACCCGTCTTGACCGATCAGCAGAGGGGCAATCACATGAAACGCGTTCGCAAAGCTGTACTGCCGGTCGCCGGATTCGGAACGCGGGTCCTTCCCGCAACCAAAACCATCCCCAAGGAAATGCTGCCGATTTTCGATCGCCCGGCAATCCAGTATGTGGTCGATGAAGCCCTTGCCGCGGGGATCGAACACTTCGTGTTCGTGACCGGCAGGAACAAAGGCGCCATCGAAGATTATTTCGATACCGCCTATGAGCTTGAAGCAAGCCTGGAGGCCAAGGGCAAGACCGAGATCCTCGCTGAAATCGCTGACACCAAGCCCGTGCCCGGCTCGATGAGTTTCGTCCGCCAGCAGGCACCGCTCGGCCTCGGCCACGCCATCTGGTGCGCCCGCGACATTATTGGCGACGAGCCATTCGCCATTCTTTTGCCGGATGTCCTGATCCAGGCCGAGCCGAGCTGTCTCGCGCAGATGATCGAGGTTTTCAACGAGACCGGCGGCAATGTGATCGCGGTCGAACAAGTCCCCGCCGACGAGGTCAACAAGTACGGAATTATTGATCCCGAATCGCGCGAGGGAAATCGCATCCGTATGCGCGGCATGGTCGAAAAGCCGACGATAGACGCCGCACCGTCAAATCTGTCGATTACTGGCCGCTACATCCTGCAGGGGGACGTTTTCGAATACCTTGCTGATCAGGCCGCAGGCGCCGGTGGCGAGATTCAGCTGACCGATGCGATGGCTCGACTGATGGCGGACCAAGATTTCCATGCGGTGGAGTACGAAGGTACATCCTATGACTGCGGAAGCAAGCTCGGGTATCTTCGTGCCTCGGTCGCTTATGCCCTTTCTCATGATGAGCTTGGGGACGGTGCCAGCGAAATTGTCCGGTCCCTGCTGCCATCGTAACGCATCAGATCTCGGATCCAGCGAGCCCCCAAGCGACCCGGTGAAACTCCCAGGCGTGGCGAACAATGTCCTCAATGCCCGCGAATTGCGGTTCAAAATTCAAAAGCTCATGCGCCAGAGTGACATCCGCATAGAGCTCTGCCGGATCGCCGGCGCGGCGCGGATACTCGTCGTAGGGCACCTTCATGCCGGTAACTTTCGCGACTGCCTCGAGTACTTCGCGCACGGTTACGCCCTGCCCAGTTCCAATATTACAGGCAAATCCACCGCTATGCGTCATTAGCCTGTCAAGCGCTGCCAGGTGCGCTGCGGCAAGGTCCATGACGTGGATATAGTCCCGCAAGCAGCTCCCGTCGCGTGTATCGTAATCGGTTCCGAACAATTTCATTGGACCGCCGATTCCCGCCGCCGCCTTTAAGGCGTTTGGAATAAGGTGGGTCTCCGGATCGTGTTCTTCACCGATTTCGCCATCTGGGCTAGCGCCAGCAGCGTTGAAATAACGAAGCGCCGCATATCGCAACCCCTCGGCCCTCGAAACATCAGCGAGCATTCGCTCGACCGCAAGCTTCGTTCGACCATACACATTGATTGTGACCTCCGACCTTCCGGTCCCTCGTTTATTTCGAGAGTCTGAGCCTTTCATATTCCATGGTTTGAGGTGTGGCGAGCGTGCCGGGAGCGGAGCCCCCGGATAGCTCGAGCGACCGGCACGCTGCGGGCGTCAGCCCGCCCAGTGATGAGTGAGGCCGGTGGTGGTTGTAGTCATGCCGCCATCGCGCCAGCGCCTTGCGGGCGTGGGCGAGGCTGTCGAAGACCTCCTCATTGAGGCATTCGTCCCTCAGCTTGCCGTTGAACGACTCCACGAAGCCGTTCTGCTGGGGCTTGCCCGGCGCGATATAGTGCCAGGCGATGCCGGTCTGGTTTTGCCATTCCAGGATCGCCCGGCTGGTCAGTTCCGTGCCGTTGTCAGACACGATGGTTTCCGGCTTGCCATAGAGCCGGATGCAACGATCCAGCTCGCGCACCACGCGTGCACCTGACAGCGATGTATCTGCCACCAGGGCCAGGCATTCGCGCGTATGGTCATCGATCACATTGAGCATGCGGAAGCGACGGGCTGCACCGAACACGTCCGCCACGAAGTCCAGGCTCCAGCGCTTGGTAGGCCCGGCGGGAACCGGCATCGGCTCTCGCGTCCCCGTGGCCCGCTTGCGCCCACGGCGGCGCTTCACCGCCAAGCCTTCTTCCTTGTAGAGCCGCCGCAGCTTCTTGTGGTTCATGGTGAGGCCTTCACGTTCCAGCATCAGCCCGATCCGCCGATAGCCGAAGCGCCGACGCACCGCCGCGATCTCACGCATGCGCGCACGCACCTGCGGATTATCCGGTGTCGCTTCTCGTCGCACCGTCTTCGGATCGACGCTGACCAGACGGCAGGCCCGGCGCTGGGATATCTCGTAGCTCTCGATCACCTGCAGCGCAGCGTCCCGCTTCATCCAGGGCGTCGTCAAGGCTTTCCCAGCAGGTCTTTCAGGATCGAGTTGTCCAGCATACTGTCCGCCAGCAGCTTCTTGAGCCGCGTGTTCTCGGTCTCGAGCACCTTCAGCCGACGGGCGTCGGACACGTCCATCCCGCCGAACTTGGCCTTCCACTTGTAAAACGTCGCCGAGCTGACACCGTGACGCCGGCACACCTCCACCGTCGCCATGCCGCGCTCCTGTTCCGCCAGGATCGCAATGATCTGTTCTTCCGAAAATTTGCTCTTGCGCATCGTCTGTCTCCCATACGACAGACTCTCAATTCAAATGCGGGACCAAACAGGGCTCAGGTCACTCCCAATTGACGAGGTGCATAGCGTTTCCGTATGAATAAGCAACGGTCCGGTCGACTTTTCCGGAGTGGGAATGGAAAAAATTCATACGCGTGTCGAGCATGATTTCGACAGACCTGCGTCAGAATCCCGCTTTCCGCAGCCACGCTGCTTCTCAATGAAGCGATAGCGCAATACGGTCCCGCTAGAGTTCAAGCGGAGGAAACTGGCGTGAAAGGTATTGTGCTTGCGGGAGGTAGCGGGACGCGCTTGGGACCGCTGACTGTCTCCACTTCGAAACAGCTACTTCCAGTCTACGACAAGCCCATGATCTACTACCCGCTTTCCGCTTTGATGCTAGCAGGAATCCGGCAAGTGGAGATCATCACCACGCCGCGGGATGAGGCGGATTTCCGGAAGCTGCTCGGCGATGGATCACAGCTTGGAATGAAGCTGAGCTACGTCGTCCAGACTGCACCACGCGGCATCGCCGACGCTTTCATCCTGTGCCGAGATTTCATTGGCGACTCCCCGGTAACCTTGATCCTGGGCGATAACTTGTTCTACGGACATGGCCTGTCCGAGCTTCTTCACCAATCCGTCTCCGGCTCGATTGCTGGCGCGACGATCTTCTCGTATCACGTTAACAATCCCCGGAGATATGGCGTT
This window contains:
- a CDS encoding prepilin peptidase, whose product is MAGLSAGLATLAFGPAALIWRRRRRRFALRAPLLAAILLAGSYAGLSGSLSDSLLFALACGAGAAAASLDLTVRRVHDVNSLIIAATGLAAASLDGSWLSAIPAAIGSAAILGLAGALTSAAKAGATLGLGDILFAAACGLWIEPGHLPSALLAAVAATLVLARPWRSSSPTRIAFVPGLGLGYGAAALFAGLA
- a CDS encoding FkbM family methyltransferase — protein: MTANIPNAREKLVDFVRQLGRRLGLSTQTRSPKKLEAFRVLKRRGVRVDAVVDVGVLHGTSELIDHFPRVHHYLFEPVDECRDAIERVYAGLDFTLFQKAVGSGDSVATMRILGEAGSLNSSAHVDLAEGGREARAIEVVALDSVAAKFGPVRNCLLKIDTDGNEVSVLDGARSFLSSCAVIVVEVTQANLAEVVARLTAEGFSIFDIVEPCYFDEALWQVDVIFLNNKSHSELFDTITDNDFDKDKYKIFK
- a CDS encoding ABC transporter ATP-binding protein gives rise to the protein MSHILVQDLAVTYPLFNRARSSLDTQTAPLDAGEDFGGTQRLVRDKRGYIKGVRALDGVSFEVEQGERIGLVGANGSGKTTLLQVLAGIYPPEEGFVTVEGRTTSLVNINLGMRSEATGNQNITLRGLASGRKRSEVEARRAEIAAFAGLGEFIDLPVDTYSAGMRMRLNFAIATAFEPDVLILDEWLSAGDAKFRKAASERMSTFVGRAGILVLASHSASLLQANCTRGLWLHDGRVRMDAPIDDVLAAYEASGKSQTAAQE
- a CDS encoding ABC transporter permease, whose translation is MNIQSRRYDLHAASGVLGFVKDLWAGLAMVELWRTFAWDEIQQRYRRSMLGVSWIILSFLMFVGGVSFFFSALSGRELESFIVYVALGYAAFIFISGNFIDGCQVFTSSHVWIKALSLPYSVHVYRSLFRSLLIFALQMVVVIPLMIWSGWVPGLLTLLVVPTLVLYVVNAVAVQYLLGLISARYEDVGHLVTSITRLLIFVTPILWVREGLDGARAFAADLNPLTHYVEIFRAPLLGEMPRMTSWAVVIGVTFAIWLAAALCAAVFRRRLPYWL
- the glmS gene encoding glutamine--fructose-6-phosphate transaminase (isomerizing) — encoded protein: MCGIVGIVGSGQVVKRLVDGLRRLEYRGYDSAGVAVVSELGALERRRTPGKIAALEACISGAPLEGPVGIAHTRWATHGAPTEANAHPHASGRVAIIHNGIIENYMSLRESLIAEGFTFESQTDSEVIAHLITSRLNAGLTMGGAFKETVNQLRGAFSVAAIYADEPGAIWVARAGSPLVVGLGDGEGFIGSDSQALAGWTNRVIYLEEGDRAIVTAQGARVFTAQGNEIVRPVQISHTVAGFADKGAYRHFMEKEIHEQPDAVARTISRHLDIGTGRVRTGDLLDWARTGRLVATACGTAFYASAIAKFWFERHARLAVEIDVASEFRYREPVISKNDAALFVSQSGETADTLAALRYCKSVGAPTLAVVNVAESSMVREADVVALTDAGPEIGVASTKAFTAQLAALACMSIGAGRARGVIDEASEQAFVRTLLEVPRQINAVLAIEPKIEQIAHRLTSAREVLYLGRGVNHPLALEGALKLKEISYIHAEGYAAGELKHGPIALVEEGMTVVVTAPHDALFPKILSNIQEVAARGGEVILITDARGAEEANGAAAELVVMPDSPEFVRPILTAIPLQLLAYHIAALKGTDVDQPRNLAKSVTVE
- a CDS encoding phosphomannomutase/phosphoglucomutase, which translates into the protein MTTKPHASLQANSRAFENEALIKPTGFREYDARWWFGHPGSDQAPDLNLYGVQMLGMGLGTLIHELGVDPKIVVGHDFRSYSLSVKQALEVGLMAAGVEVHDIGLALSPVAYFAQFDLDIPCVAMVTASHNSNGWTGVKMGADRPLTFGPDEMSRLKAIVLGGDARTRSGGGYVRQVGVAERYLADVADGVTIKRPLKVVAACGNGTAGAFAPQALRAMGVEVIEMDCELDHSFPRYNPNPEDMKMLHAMRDAVLEHGADVGLGFDGDGDRCGVIDNEGEEIFADKIGLMLARDLAPLHPGSTFVVDVKSTGLFTIDPILTEHGCKTDYYKTGHSYIKSRSKELGALAGFEKSGHFFLQPPIGRGYDDGLVAARAVLQMLDRNPDKSMADLRRALPLSYGSPTMSPACADEVKYEVVENVVAAFKAKVEAGDMLSGRRVVDINTVNGVRFTLDGGAWGLVRASSNTPNLVVVVESPSCAGDVKAIFSEIQAELAKHPEVGAFDQQI